ATGGAGCTTCATCGATGAACGCCACTGCCCCGCAAGTCCCCAACAACCTGGTCTGGGCCATCCTGACCACCCTGTTCTGCTGCCTGCCGGCCGGCATCGTCTCGATCGTGTTCGCCGCGCAGGTCAACGGCAAGCTGGCCGCCGGTGACATCGCCGGTGCGCAGGAGTCGTCGGACAAGGCCAAGAAGTGGGCCATGTGGTCGGCCATCATTG
This portion of the Stenotrophomonas aracearum genome encodes:
- a CDS encoding CD225/dispanin family protein — encoded protein: MNATAPQVPNNLVWAILTTLFCCLPAGIVSIVFAAQVNGKLAAGDIAGAQESSDKAKKWAMWSAIIGVVGIVLYIVLVMVMGVGGAMSGNY